The DNA region GATGAACGGGGCGGTAATGATAATCGCATATCAGACAGGGGAAGGGGCTTGGGCGGCCGAAGAGCACCTGGGCAAGGCCTTTTTCCGGCATGCCAGGGCCGAAAAACCAAGACTTATCGCGGCCAGGTCCGGGATCGTTGACGGGCATACCACAATGGAGTTCTGCCTGCCGTTGTCACTTTCCAACGGAAAGACCATCAACAGCGCCGGGGAGCTGCCGTACATCCTGGCCTATCATCAGGACAAGCCCCGGCTTTCCAAGCACAGCAAAAAATCATCAGGCCTGCTGGTCTTGACTTCGGGGAAATAGCGGCTATAATTGAAAAGAGACCGAATTCCCAACCGCAATTCAAATAAGGGGAGTTATGGCTAAAATGACCGAGGTTCCGGGGAACAATAAGAAGCACCAGGTGGTGCTTTACGCCCTGTCCACCTGCATCTGGTGCAAGAAGACCAAGGAATTGCTGGACGACCTGGATGTGCATTACCGCTATGTCTTTGTGGACCTGCTGGCCGGCAAGGACGAGCAGGAGGTCATGGACCAGGTCAGGGAATTCAAT from bacterium includes:
- a CDS encoding DOMON domain-containing protein — encoded protein: MKNIKALLLLLLVPGLLFAGKKEVQKIPVVARSEAKVDGVIAKGEYQSSFTDAKTGITVHWQADSANLYCALQSPGQGWLSIGLGSGGMNGAVMIIAYQTGEGAWAAEEHLGKAFFRHARAEKPRLIAARSGIVDGHTTMEFCLPLSLSNGKTINSAGELPYILAYHQDKPRLSKHSKKSSGLLVLTSGK
- a CDS encoding glutaredoxin family protein, producing the protein MAKMTEVPGNNKKHQVVLYALSTCIWCKKTKELLDDLDVHYRYVFVDLLAGKDEQEVMDQVREFNPGCTFPTMVIDNKKVIVGLKEPEIKKVLA